One stretch of Pseudomonas sp. NC02 DNA includes these proteins:
- a CDS encoding bifunctional diguanylate cyclase/phosphodiesterase, which yields MEWLGLHFFTDLPDSGHLLLNCSHNPFLVLLAYVVACAAGFGTLDMAERVGHVDNPKAQRHWRWVGAGCLAGGIWSTHFISMLAFQAPIAIHYELIMTFASLLIALIAALFAMQTLSHPRLRAHQYVLASVWMGLGIALMHYVGMSAMRSEAGVYFETGLFLASVLIAIGASLAALLLSLYLRNGTGMFHQLLKYAASLVLGAGIISMHFTGMAAMQLLVPEDLVQSALPVDNNPVQLGLLVAVIALLVIGSSISAALADKKLQHKETDLRRVNALLTELDQARASLQQVAHYDALTTLLNRRGFNQIFAEKLAEKTATDGMLAVIFLDIDHFKRINDSLGHDAGDELLTVLAGHIKSSVRSHDDVVARFGGDEFCILISIHHRDEARHMAQRIMQKMKDPIELAGRRMVMTTSIGISLFPEDGKTSEELLKTADLALYQSKDAGRNSLNFFSSNLKTRAFLELQLEEELRAALRGKNELVLFYQPILDLKKGRVTRLEALVRWQHPQHGLLTPDRFIGIAESNGLIAELDHWVLRQACHDLSLLSEQGHTELVMAVNCSALNLTRDELADEIENALRFGGIAANRLELEVTENALMGNISSTLALLRQIRALGVSLSIDDFGTGYSSLAYLKRLPLNTLKIDRSFIQDIPKSNADIEIVQAIIGMAHTLHLQVVTEGVETLQQFEVVQKHGCDFVQGYLLSAAVPLSDISAVINSLDQNNLFSLLGLTGGDPAPKDPPSGRAGPASIVRPIR from the coding sequence ATGGAATGGCTTGGTTTGCATTTTTTTACCGACCTTCCGGACAGTGGGCACTTATTACTCAATTGCAGTCATAACCCCTTTCTGGTGCTACTGGCGTATGTAGTGGCGTGTGCAGCGGGCTTCGGCACCCTGGACATGGCCGAGCGGGTCGGCCATGTCGACAACCCCAAGGCTCAACGGCACTGGCGCTGGGTAGGCGCGGGCTGCCTGGCAGGCGGCATCTGGTCGACCCACTTCATCAGCATGCTGGCCTTCCAGGCGCCTATCGCGATTCACTACGAATTGATCATGACGTTCGCCTCGCTGCTGATCGCCCTGATCGCGGCGCTGTTCGCCATGCAAACCCTCAGTCATCCAAGGCTGCGCGCCCACCAATATGTGCTGGCGTCGGTGTGGATGGGGCTGGGTATTGCGCTGATGCACTACGTGGGCATGTCGGCCATGCGCTCCGAGGCGGGCGTGTATTTCGAGACTGGCTTGTTCCTCGCCTCTGTGTTGATCGCGATCGGCGCCAGCCTGGCGGCTTTGCTGCTGTCGCTGTACCTGCGCAACGGCACCGGCATGTTCCATCAATTGCTCAAGTACGCGGCCAGCCTGGTGCTCGGCGCGGGCATTATCAGCATGCACTTCACCGGCATGGCGGCCATGCAGCTGCTGGTACCCGAAGACCTCGTACAGTCGGCACTGCCGGTGGACAACAACCCGGTCCAACTGGGGCTGCTGGTGGCGGTCATCGCACTGCTGGTGATTGGCAGCAGCATCAGTGCTGCCCTCGCGGACAAGAAGCTGCAACACAAGGAAACCGACCTGCGCCGGGTCAACGCCCTGCTCACCGAACTGGACCAGGCCCGCGCCTCGCTGCAACAGGTGGCGCATTACGATGCCCTGACCACCCTGCTCAACCGCCGTGGTTTCAACCAGATCTTCGCCGAGAAACTCGCGGAAAAAACCGCCACCGACGGCATGCTGGCGGTGATCTTCCTGGATATCGACCACTTCAAGCGCATCAACGACAGCCTCGGCCATGACGCCGGCGACGAACTGCTGACGGTGCTGGCCGGCCATATCAAAAGCTCGGTGCGCAGCCATGACGACGTGGTCGCGCGGTTTGGCGGTGATGAATTCTGCATCCTGATCAGCATCCATCACCGCGATGAAGCGCGGCACATGGCCCAGCGCATCATGCAGAAAATGAAAGACCCCATCGAACTGGCCGGCCGGCGCATGGTGATGACCACCAGCATCGGCATCAGCCTGTTTCCCGAAGACGGCAAAACCAGCGAAGAGCTGCTGAAGACCGCTGACCTGGCGCTGTATCAGTCCAAGGATGCCGGGCGTAACAGCCTGAACTTCTTCAGCTCCAACCTGAAAACCCGGGCCTTCCTGGAACTGCAGCTGGAAGAGGAACTGCGCGCCGCACTGCGGGGCAAGAACGAGTTGGTGCTGTTTTACCAACCGATACTTGACCTGAAAAAAGGCAGGGTCACGCGCCTCGAAGCCCTGGTGCGCTGGCAACACCCCCAACATGGCCTGCTGACCCCGGACCGGTTCATCGGCATTGCCGAAAGCAACGGGCTGATTGCCGAACTGGATCACTGGGTGCTGCGCCAGGCCTGTCACGACCTGAGCCTGCTGTCGGAACAAGGCCACACCGAATTGGTCATGGCCGTGAACTGCTCGGCCCTGAACCTGACGCGTGACGAGTTGGCCGATGAGATCGAAAACGCCCTGCGCTTCGGCGGGATCGCCGCCAATCGCCTGGAACTGGAAGTAACCGAGAACGCGCTGATGGGTAATATCAGCAGCACCCTGGCATTGCTGCGGCAAATCCGCGCCCTGGGCGTGTCGCTGTCCATCGACGACTTCGGCACCGGCTACTCGTCCCTCGCCTACCTCAAGCGCCTGCCGTTGAACACCTTGAAAATCGACCGTTCATTTATCCAGGATATCCCCAAGTCGAACGCCGACATCGAGATCGTCCAGGCCATTATCGGCATGGCCCACACCCTGCACCTGCAGGTGGTGACAGAGGGCGTGGAAACCCTGCAACAATTTGAAGTGGTGCAAAAACACGGCTGTGATTTTGTTCAGGGTTACCTGCTCAGCGCTGCGGTGCCGTTGAGTGATATCAGCGCGGTGATCAACAGCCTGGACCAGAACAACCTGTTCAGCCTGCTGGGCCTGACGGGGGGTGACCCCGCGCCGAAAGACCCGCCTTCGGGCCGTGCGGGCCCGGCGTCCATCGTTCGGCCAATTCGCTGA
- a CDS encoding MFS transporter, which yields MQNSTQAANAWRILFLLFLANLFNFFDRTIPAIIIEPIRMEWHLSDFQLGIIGTAFTIVYAIAGLPLGRLADTGSRSKLMGWGLAAWSGLTAVNGLVGSFWTFLLVRMGIGIGEASYAPAANSLIGDLFPAHRRARAMGIFMLGLPLGLLLAFFTIGAMVKAFDSWRAPFFIAAVPGLILAVFMFYIKEPKRGAAEAVQVSQEKVDRPIRRVLAVPTFLWLVLAGLCFNFATYACNSFLVPMLQRYFLLPLQDAAVATGVIVGITGLVGLTLGGWIADKIHQRIANGRLLFAACSLIISTVTTAWALHAGRIEIGVFVALFSVGWLFAYNFYTCVYTAIQDVVEPRLRATAMALFFAGLYLLGGGMGPIVVGGLSDHFAHSAMYADGAQQMTEAYKAVGLHDAMYLIPVALFLTMLFLFQASRSFVRDAQRMKDGLGVVEVPARAVTA from the coding sequence ATGCAGAACTCGACCCAAGCGGCGAATGCCTGGCGCATTCTGTTCCTGCTGTTCCTGGCCAACCTGTTCAACTTTTTCGACCGCACCATTCCCGCGATCATCATCGAGCCGATCCGCATGGAGTGGCACCTCAGCGACTTCCAGCTCGGGATCATCGGTACCGCGTTCACCATTGTTTATGCAATTGCCGGCTTGCCGCTGGGGCGCCTGGCCGATACCGGCTCGCGCAGCAAACTCATGGGCTGGGGCCTGGCGGCGTGGAGTGGCCTGACAGCGGTCAATGGTCTGGTGGGCAGTTTCTGGACCTTTTTGCTGGTGCGCATGGGCATCGGCATCGGCGAGGCCAGTTATGCGCCGGCGGCAAACTCGCTGATCGGTGACCTGTTTCCCGCCCACCGCCGTGCCCGGGCCATGGGGATCTTCATGCTGGGCCTGCCCTTGGGCCTGTTGCTGGCCTTCTTCACCATTGGTGCGATGGTCAAGGCGTTCGACAGCTGGCGTGCGCCATTCTTTATTGCCGCGGTGCCGGGGCTGATCCTTGCGGTGTTCATGTTCTACATCAAGGAACCCAAGCGCGGCGCGGCGGAAGCCGTGCAAGTCTCCCAGGAGAAAGTCGACCGGCCGATTCGCCGGGTGCTGGCGGTGCCGACATTCCTCTGGCTGGTGCTGGCCGGGTTGTGCTTCAACTTCGCCACCTATGCCTGCAACTCGTTCCTGGTGCCGATGCTGCAACGCTATTTCCTGCTGCCGTTGCAGGATGCGGCAGTCGCCACCGGTGTCATCGTCGGTATTACCGGCCTGGTGGGCCTGACTCTGGGCGGCTGGATTGCCGACAAGATCCATCAACGCATCGCTAACGGCCGGCTGCTGTTCGCGGCGTGCAGTTTGATTATCTCTACAGTGACCACTGCCTGGGCGTTGCACGCGGGGCGGATCGAGATTGGTGTGTTTGTGGCGCTGTTCAGTGTCGGCTGGCTGTTTGCCTATAACTTCTACACCTGCGTGTACACGGCGATCCAGGACGTGGTCGAGCCGCGCCTGCGGGCGACGGCGATGGCATTGTTCTTCGCCGGCTTGTATTTGCTGGGGGGTGGCATGGGGCCGATTGTGGTGGGCGGGTTGTCGGATCATTTTGCCCATTCGGCGATGTATGCCGACGGTGCCCAGCAGATGACCGAGGCTTACAAGGCGGTGGGACTGCATGACGCCATGTACCTGATTCCGGTGGCGCTGTTTTTGACCATGCTGTTTCTGTTCCAGGCGTCCCGCAGTTTTGTGCGCGATGCCCAGCGGATGAAGGATGGGTTGGGGGTGGTGGAGGTGCCGGCCAGGGCGGTTACTGCCTGA
- the rapA gene encoding RNA polymerase-associated protein RapA: MAQQYQPGQRWISDSEAELGLGTVLAQDGRLLTVLYPATGDTRQYALRNAPLTRVRFSPGDTITHFEGWKMTVQEVDDVDGLLVYHGLNGQNEQVTLPETQLSNFIQFRLASDRLFAGQIDPLPWFSLRYHTLEHTSRQLQSSLWGLGGVRAQPIAHQLHIAREVADRIAPRVLLADEVGLGKTIEAGLVIHRQLLSGRANRVLILVPENLQHQWLVEMRRRFNLQVALFDEERFIESDATNPFEDTQLALVALEWLVDDEKAQDALFAAGWDLLVVDEAHHLVWHEEKASPEYSLVEQLAEVIPGVLLLTATPEQLGQDSHFARLRLLDPNRFHDLHAFRAESENYRPVAEAVQELLDKGRLSPAAHKTIQGFLGDEGEALLTAVNDGDAEASARLVRELLDRHGTGRVLFRNTRAAVQGFPERKLHAYPLPCPDEYLELPLGEHAELYPEVSFQSQPDVDEEQRWWRFDPRVEWLIDQLKMLKRTKVLVICAHAETAMDLEDALRVRSGIPATVFHEGMNILERDRAAAYFADEEFGAQVLICSEIGSEGRNFQFSHHLVLFDLPSHPDLLEQRIGRLDRIGQKHVIELHVPYLETSPQERLFQWYHEALNAFLNTCPTGNALQHQFGPRLLPLLENADDGEWQGLIDEARAERERLEAELHTGRDRLLELNSGGAGEGDALVEAILEQDDQFTLPIYMETLFDAFGIDSEDHSENALILKPSEKMLDASFPLGDDEGVTITYDRNQALSREDMQFITWEHPMVQGGMDLVLSGSMGNTAVALIKNKALKPGTVLLELLYVSEVVAPRSLQLGRYLPPAALRCLLDANGNDLSGRVSFLTLNDQLESVPRASANKFVQAQRDQLTPRINAGEEKIAPRHAERVAEAQRRLAADTEEELARLTALQAVNPTVRDSELVALRQQREQGLAMLDKAALRLEAIRVLVAG; encoded by the coding sequence ATGGCGCAGCAGTATCAACCGGGGCAACGCTGGATTAGTGACAGCGAAGCAGAGCTGGGGTTAGGCACCGTTCTGGCACAGGACGGCCGCTTGTTAACCGTGCTCTATCCGGCCACTGGCGACACTCGCCAGTATGCGCTACGGAATGCGCCCCTCACTCGCGTGAGGTTTTCGCCGGGTGACACCATCACCCATTTCGAAGGCTGGAAAATGACCGTGCAAGAAGTCGACGACGTCGACGGCCTGCTGGTCTACCACGGCCTCAATGGGCAGAACGAGCAGGTCACCCTGCCGGAAACCCAGCTCTCGAACTTCATCCAGTTCCGCCTGGCCAGCGACCGTCTGTTCGCCGGCCAGATCGACCCGCTGCCCTGGTTCTCCCTGCGCTACCACACCCTGGAACACACCAGCCGCCAGTTGCAGTCCTCGCTCTGGGGCCTGGGCGGCGTGCGTGCGCAACCGATCGCGCATCAATTGCACATCGCCCGTGAAGTTGCCGACCGTATCGCGCCGCGGGTTCTGCTGGCGGACGAAGTGGGCCTAGGCAAGACCATCGAAGCCGGCCTGGTGATCCATCGCCAGTTGCTGTCGGGTCGCGCCAACCGCGTGTTGATCCTGGTGCCGGAAAACCTCCAGCACCAGTGGCTGGTGGAAATGCGCCGCCGCTTTAACCTGCAGGTCGCACTGTTCGACGAAGAGCGCTTTATCGAAAGCGATGCCACCAACCCGTTCGAAGACACCCAGCTCGCGCTGGTGGCCCTGGAATGGCTGGTGGACGACGAGAAGGCCCAGGACGCGCTGTTCGCGGCCGGCTGGGACCTGCTGGTGGTCGACGAAGCGCACCACCTGGTCTGGCACGAAGAAAAAGCCAGCCCCGAGTACTCGCTGGTGGAACAACTGGCCGAAGTGATTCCGGGCGTGCTGCTGCTCACCGCAACCCCTGAGCAACTGGGCCAGGACAGCCACTTCGCGCGCCTGCGCCTGCTGGACCCGAACCGTTTCCACGACCTGCACGCCTTTCGCGCCGAGAGCGAAAACTATCGCCCGGTGGCCGAAGCCGTCCAGGAGCTGCTGGACAAGGGCCGTCTTTCGCCCGCCGCCCACAAGACCATCCAGGGTTTCCTCGGCGACGAAGGCGAAGCGCTGCTGACCGCCGTCAACGATGGCGACGCCGAAGCCAGTGCCCGCCTGGTCCGCGAACTGCTGGACCGCCACGGCACCGGCCGTGTGCTGTTCCGCAACACCCGCGCCGCGGTGCAAGGTTTCCCGGAGCGCAAGCTGCACGCCTACCCGCTGCCGTGCCCGGACGAATACCTCGAGCTGCCCCTGGGCGAGCACGCCGAGCTGTACCCGGAAGTCAGCTTCCAGTCGCAGCCGGACGTCGATGAAGAACAACGCTGGTGGCGTTTCGACCCGCGCGTCGAATGGCTGATCGACCAGTTGAAGATGCTCAAGCGCACCAAAGTCCTGGTGATCTGCGCCCACGCCGAAACCGCCATGGACCTGGAAGACGCCCTGCGCGTGCGCTCCGGCATCCCGGCCACGGTGTTCCACGAGGGCATGAACATCCTCGAGCGCGACCGCGCTGCCGCCTACTTTGCGGATGAAGAGTTCGGCGCCCAGGTGCTGATCTGCTCGGAAATCGGCAGTGAAGGCCGCAACTTCCAGTTCTCCCACCACCTGGTGCTGTTCGACCTGCCGTCCCACCCGGACTTGCTGGAACAACGGATCGGCCGTCTGGACCGGATCGGCCAGAAACATGTGATCGAACTGCACGTGCCGTACCTGGAAACCAGCCCGCAAGAGCGCCTGTTCCAGTGGTACCACGAGGCGCTGAACGCGTTCCTCAACACCTGCCCGACCGGCAACGCCTTGCAGCACCAGTTCGGCCCGCGCCTGCTGCCGCTGCTGGAAAACGCCGACGACGGCGAGTGGCAAGGGCTGATCGACGAAGCCCGTGCCGAGCGCGAGCGCCTCGAAGCCGAACTGCACACCGGCCGCGACCGTTTGCTGGAGCTCAACTCCGGCGGCGCTGGCGAAGGTGATGCGCTGGTGGAAGCGATCCTTGAGCAAGACGACCAGTTCACCCTGCCGATCTACATGGAAACCCTGTTCGACGCCTTTGGCATCGACAGCGAAGACCATTCGGAAAACGCACTGATTCTCAAGCCCAGCGAAAAAATGCTCGACGCCAGCTTCCCCCTGGGCGACGACGAAGGTGTGACCATCACCTACGACCGTAACCAGGCGCTGTCGCGCGAAGACATGCAGTTCATTACCTGGGAACACCCGATGGTGCAGGGCGGCATGGACCTGGTGCTGTCCGGTTCCATGGGCAACACCGCCGTGGCGCTGATCAAGAACAAGGCGCTCAAGCCGGGCACCGTGTTGCTGGAACTGCTCTACGTCAGCGAAGTGGTTGCTCCGCGTTCGCTGCAGTTGGGCCGTTACCTGCCACCGGCGGCACTGCGTTGCCTGCTGGATGCCAATGGCAATGACCTGTCGGGCCGCGTGTCGTTCCTGACCTTGAATGACCAGTTGGAAAGCGTGCCGCGGGCCAGCGCCAACAAGTTCGTGCAGGCCCAGCGCGACCAGCTGACGCCGCGGATCAACGCCGGTGAAGAGAAGATCGCCCCGCGTCACGCCGAGCGTGTGGCCGAGGCTCAACGGCGCCTGGCGGCGGATACCGAGGAAGAACTGGCGCGCCTGACCGCGTTGCAAGCGGTCAACCCGACCGTGCGCGACAGCGAACTGGTTGCCCTGCGCCAACAGCGCGAGCAAGGCCTGGCGATGCTCGACAAGGCGGCGCTGCGACTGGAAGCGATTCGGGTATTGGTCGCGGGCTAA
- a CDS encoding aminotransferase class V-fold PLP-dependent enzyme: MTALSLTEVRELRDETPGCQSGIVHFNHAGASLPSQGTLDAIIDQLQREARDGPMEAGEHGALLTEKARRAAAQLLNAPVSSIAFASSGSTAWSMAFQALGPWQPGDRILVGRHEWGGNLASMQTAVQSGAQVEVIPCDETGAVSVAGLEAMLDARVRLIDLTWLPANSGLINPAEAIGALARRHGIAYFIDAGQAIGQVPVDVQALHCDVLKGAGRKHLRGPRGTALLYVRPDFLERLNPAQRDVFSAPWSPAGFDLRNDARRFETSEVSFALLAGLGNALLEVNRLGVERVRETVRLLSDTIREQLRRIDGITLHDLGTSANQSGLIAFNLAGWDAFELKRRLGLKRINIGANGVPYTPLDMQARELDSVARISVSYLNTAQDIEQLIAALRELRD; the protein is encoded by the coding sequence GTGACTGCGCTGTCCCTGACCGAGGTCCGGGAGCTGCGGGACGAAACGCCGGGCTGCCAGTCCGGCATCGTCCACTTCAACCACGCCGGGGCCTCCCTGCCCAGCCAAGGGACGCTCGATGCAATCATTGACCAGTTGCAGCGCGAAGCCCGCGACGGCCCGATGGAGGCCGGCGAACACGGCGCACTGCTGACAGAAAAAGCCCGTCGCGCCGCCGCGCAACTGCTCAATGCGCCCGTGTCATCGATTGCCTTCGCCAGCAGTGGCTCGACCGCCTGGAGCATGGCGTTCCAGGCGTTGGGCCCGTGGCAGCCAGGCGACCGCATTCTGGTGGGCCGCCACGAATGGGGCGGCAACCTGGCGAGCATGCAGACGGCCGTGCAATCGGGTGCACAAGTAGAAGTGATCCCCTGCGATGAAACCGGCGCGGTCTCCGTCGCCGGCCTGGAAGCCATGCTCGACGCCCGGGTGCGGTTGATCGACCTGACCTGGCTCCCCGCCAACAGCGGCTTGATCAACCCGGCCGAGGCCATCGGCGCGTTGGCCAGGCGTCATGGCATTGCCTATTTCATCGACGCCGGGCAAGCCATCGGCCAGGTGCCGGTGGATGTGCAAGCGCTGCACTGCGATGTGCTCAAGGGCGCCGGGCGCAAGCATCTGCGCGGCCCACGGGGGACCGCCCTGCTCTATGTGCGGCCGGATTTTCTCGAGCGCTTGAACCCGGCCCAACGCGATGTGTTTTCGGCGCCCTGGAGCCCTGCGGGATTTGACTTGCGCAACGACGCCCGGCGCTTTGAAACCAGCGAAGTGTCGTTCGCCTTGCTGGCAGGCCTGGGCAATGCGTTGCTGGAGGTCAATCGATTGGGGGTCGAGCGGGTACGCGAGACGGTCCGGCTGTTAAGCGACACAATCCGTGAACAATTGCGCCGAATCGACGGGATTACCTTGCATGACCTGGGAACCAGCGCAAACCAGTCCGGCCTGATCGCGTTCAACCTGGCCGGCTGGGACGCCTTCGAGCTCAAGCGCCGCCTGGGCCTCAAGCGGATCAACATCGGTGCCAATGGCGTGCCCTACACTCCACTGGACATGCAGGCCCGCGAGCTGGACAGCGTGGCGCGAATCTCCGTGAGCTACCTCAATACGGCGCAAGACATCGAGCAACTGATCGCCGCCCTGCGCGAACTGCGGGATTAA
- a CDS encoding RidA family protein, with the protein MSHSISQRVQALGLSLPTPSQPIANYVNYVISQNQLFISGQIPLLDGKPTYIGRLGESISEDEGAKAAELAALGLLAQLSDALGDDLSRLVRIIRLGVFIASSGDFQRQGAVANGASNLLVNALGDKGRHARTAVGVASLPGGVAVEIDAIFELQP; encoded by the coding sequence ATGAGCCACTCCATCTCACAACGCGTACAAGCCCTCGGCCTGAGCCTGCCGACACCCAGCCAGCCGATTGCCAACTACGTCAATTACGTGATCAGCCAGAACCAGCTGTTCATCTCCGGCCAAATCCCGCTGCTGGACGGCAAACCCACTTACATCGGAAGACTCGGCGAATCCATCAGCGAAGACGAAGGCGCCAAGGCCGCCGAACTCGCGGCGCTGGGCCTGCTGGCCCAATTAAGCGATGCCCTGGGCGATGACCTGTCGCGACTGGTGCGCATCATTCGGTTGGGCGTATTTATCGCCAGCAGCGGTGATTTCCAGCGCCAGGGTGCAGTCGCCAATGGCGCTTCGAACTTGCTGGTCAACGCCCTCGGCGACAAAGGCCGGCATGCCCGTACGGCCGTGGGCGTCGCCAGCTTGCCGGGCGGCGTAGCCGTGGAGATCGACGCGATTTTCGAGTTGCAGCCGTGA
- a CDS encoding LysR substrate-binding domain-containing protein, whose product MALHKDLPPLLALRAFEAVARHLSFIKAAAELSVTQSALSHQVQKLEQHLGKPLFIRRTRAIDLTEDGQHYYDQIRPALDTIAAATRQQQTPPATSVLRVGLLASFATLWLAPRLAGFLSRYPHIQVELVPAIQLADVAAAEVDLAIRYGKGDWTDVQATRLMSETLSPVCSPAFKASQLANGPLLMATSHRPFEWTDWSRHYQVDVEHYPKALLHDYNIVVEAAVAGQGIAMGRHRLIERRLKEGTLVEAFDWPPYQSEIGYWLIAPHGETSTAAACFSEWLREICADA is encoded by the coding sequence GTGGCACTGCACAAGGACCTTCCCCCACTCCTGGCCCTGCGCGCCTTTGAGGCCGTGGCCCGGCATTTGAGTTTTATCAAGGCCGCCGCCGAGCTGTCAGTGACCCAAAGCGCCCTCAGCCATCAAGTGCAGAAACTCGAACAGCACCTGGGCAAACCGCTGTTTATCCGACGCACCCGCGCCATCGATCTGACCGAAGACGGCCAACACTACTACGACCAGATCCGCCCCGCCCTCGACACCATCGCCGCCGCCACCCGGCAGCAGCAAACACCGCCCGCCACCAGCGTACTGCGCGTCGGCCTGCTCGCCTCGTTCGCCACTTTGTGGCTGGCACCGCGCCTGGCGGGGTTTCTCAGCCGCTACCCACACATCCAGGTGGAGTTGGTGCCGGCGATTCAGCTGGCAGATGTCGCCGCCGCCGAGGTCGACCTGGCGATTCGCTACGGCAAGGGCGACTGGACCGACGTGCAGGCCACGCGCCTGATGAGCGAAACACTGTCACCCGTCTGCAGCCCGGCGTTCAAGGCCAGCCAACTGGCCAATGGCCCGCTGCTGATGGCCACCTCGCACCGCCCTTTCGAGTGGACCGACTGGTCCCGGCATTATCAGGTGGATGTGGAGCACTACCCCAAGGCGCTGCTGCACGACTACAACATCGTGGTCGAAGCCGCCGTCGCCGGCCAGGGCATCGCCATGGGCCGCCACCGCCTGATCGAACGCAGGCTCAAGGAGGGCACATTGGTGGAAGCCTTCGACTGGCCGCCCTATCAAAGCGAGATCGGTTACTGGCTGATTGCCCCGCATGGCGAAACCAGCACGGCGGCCGCTTGTTTCAGTGAATGGCTCAGGGAAATCTGCGCTGACGCATGA
- the ccoM gene encoding cytochrome c oxidase subunit CcoM, giving the protein MFFDNVVFAGVLTVGLMVMFFVGFGIFIWKDANKRKRP; this is encoded by the coding sequence ATGTTTTTCGATAATGTGGTGTTTGCCGGAGTGCTGACGGTTGGCCTCATGGTGATGTTCTTTGTAGGGTTTGGAATTTTTATCTGGAAAGACGCTAATAAGCGTAAGAGGCCTTAG
- a CDS encoding inorganic phosphate transporter encodes MIDLFSGLDAWVLVSLLLALAFVLAFEFINGFHDTANAVATVIYTKAMPPHLAVFFSGVFNFLGVLLGGVGVAYAIVHLLPVELLINVNTGHGLAMVFSLLAAAITWNLGTWYFGIPASSSHTLIGSILGVGLANALINDIPLADGVNWQKAIDIGASLVFSPMAGFVVAALVLLGLKWWRPLSKMHKTPDQRRKLDDKKHPPFWNRLVLVISAMAVSFVHGSNDGQKGIGLIMLVLIGIVPAQFVLDLGSTTYQIERTRDATLHLNQFYQRNQETLGEFLALGKSVKDDLPGKFQCNPQQTEPTINALLGTLKGVSDYHSLTAEHRIEVRRYLLCLDDTAKKVGKLPGLDAREKSDLDKLRKDLTATTEYAPFWVILAVALALGLGTMVGWKRVVLTIGEKIGKQGMTYAQGMSAQITTASMIGLANIFSLPVSTTHVLSSGVAGTMVANKSGLQGGTVKTILMAWVLTLPATVGLSAGLFWLASKALGS; translated from the coding sequence ATGATCGATTTATTCAGCGGACTGGATGCTTGGGTTCTAGTGAGCCTGTTGCTCGCCCTGGCCTTTGTCCTCGCCTTCGAGTTCATCAATGGCTTTCATGACACCGCTAACGCGGTTGCCACAGTCATCTATACCAAAGCCATGCCTCCGCATCTGGCCGTGTTCTTCTCCGGGGTGTTCAACTTCCTCGGCGTGTTGCTCGGTGGGGTCGGTGTTGCGTATGCCATCGTGCACCTGCTGCCGGTGGAGTTGCTGATCAATGTGAACACCGGCCACGGTCTGGCCATGGTCTTCTCATTATTGGCAGCGGCGATCACCTGGAACCTCGGCACCTGGTATTTCGGGATCCCGGCGTCCAGTTCCCACACCCTGATCGGTTCGATCCTCGGTGTCGGCCTGGCCAACGCCCTGATCAACGACATTCCCCTGGCTGACGGCGTCAACTGGCAGAAAGCGATCGATATCGGCGCTTCGCTGGTGTTCTCGCCGATGGCTGGTTTCGTGGTTGCCGCCCTGGTGCTGCTGGGCCTGAAATGGTGGCGCCCGCTGTCGAAGATGCACAAGACACCGGACCAGCGCCGCAAGCTCGACGACAAGAAGCACCCGCCGTTCTGGAACCGCCTGGTCTTGGTGATTTCGGCGATGGCCGTGAGCTTCGTGCACGGCTCCAACGACGGGCAGAAAGGTATTGGCCTGATCATGCTGGTACTGATCGGTATCGTGCCGGCGCAGTTCGTACTGGACCTGGGCAGCACCACTTACCAGATCGAGCGCACCCGCGACGCCACGCTGCACTTGAATCAGTTCTACCAGCGCAATCAAGAAACCCTCGGTGAGTTCCTGGCCCTGGGCAAAAGCGTGAAAGACGATTTGCCGGGCAAGTTCCAGTGCAATCCGCAGCAGACTGAACCGACGATCAACGCCCTGCTGGGGACCTTGAAAGGTGTCTCTGACTACCATTCGTTGACCGCCGAGCATCGGATTGAAGTGCGTCGTTATCTGTTGTGCCTGGATGACACCGCGAAGAAGGTGGGCAAGTTGCCAGGCCTGGATGCGCGTGAGAAGTCGGACCTGGACAAGTTGCGCAAGGACCTGACGGCGACCACCGAGTACGCGCCGTTCTGGGTGATCCTGGCGGTGGCACTGGCCTTGGGCCTGGGCACCATGGTGGGCTGGAAGCGTGTGGTGCTGACCATTGGTGAGAAGATCGGCAAGCAGGGCATGACGTATGCCCAGGGTATGTCGGCGCAGATCACCACGGCCAGCATGATTGGCTTGGCCAATATCTTCAGCTTGCCGGTTTCCACGACTCATGTGTTGTCTTCGGGTGTGGCGGGGACCATGGTGGCGAACAAGAGCGGGCTGCAAGGTGGCACCGTCAAGACCATTCTGATGGCTTGGGTGTTGACGCTGCCGGCGACTGTGGGCCTTTCGGCCGGGTTGTTCTGGTTGGCTTCCAAGGCTTTGGGTAGCTGA